The following are from one region of the Nicotiana tomentosiformis chromosome 7, ASM39032v3, whole genome shotgun sequence genome:
- the LOC138895294 gene encoding uncharacterized protein: MVDSSPTHVGLTKESCVMVVWSKESDDKEESVRKTEGSGSGEAAEGLVRLGKNARELVLSEKETLADLLKRVTDIPPTRGRATRTQNKQSGVELEKALEESKRKAAAKGKKKVIEHVEPVEIDEIDLILQDEEETEEMEVVTPKAKKAKTSSKKSVSKTKSAEPSTLAKRTRYALKPRKVKIVEEEEWSGEEEEESNAEKDNMVKFGKKTILKGKLLRDLEEEGMLLLLEKLQLQG; this comes from the exons atggttgattcttcacccactcaTGTTGGTTTAACTAAAGAATCATGTGTTATGGTAGTTTGGAGTAAGGAATCTGATGATAAAGAAGAGAGTGTGAGAAAAACAGAGGGAAGTGGGTCTGGAGAAGCTGCTGAAGGGTTGGTCCGATTAGGGAAAAATGCTCGAGAACTTGTTCTATCTGAGAAGGAAACTCTCGCAGACCTACTAAAAAGGGTGACTG ATATTCCTCCtacaagaggaagagctacaaggaCTCAGAATAAGCAGAGTGGGGTTGAACTGGAAAAGGCCTTagaagaaagtaaaagaaaagctGCCGCTAAAGGAAAAAAGAAGGTGATTGAGCATGTTGAGCCTGTTGAAATTGACGAGATAGACCTGATTCTTCAGGATGAAGAGGAGACAGAAGAAAtggaggttgtgactccaaaGGCAAAGAAAGCCAAGACTTCCTCAAAAAAGTCTGTTTCAAAAACAAAGTCTGCGGAGCCATCTACTTTGGCTAAAAGAACCAGGTATGCATTGAAACCAAGAAAAGTAAAAATAGTTGAGGAAGAGGAATGgagtggagaagaagaagaagaatctaaTGCTGAGAAGGATAATATGGTCAAGTTTGGGAAGAAAACCATCTTGAAAGGTAAACTCCTTAGAGACTTGGAGGAGGAAGGTATGTTACTGCTGCTGGAGAAGTTACAATTGCAAGGTtag
- the LOC138895295 gene encoding uncharacterized protein codes for MAEKERDPAKTQTRLKIEKAVDDIRAGDVLILQEGKSTTRPPLFNGQYFSWWKNRMGDHIIGEDYELWDIVTDGPLATLKINAEGVEVTKTRADCTAEDLKKWEKNANAKKWLVCGLGPDEYNKIQSCTTAKEI; via the exons ATGGCGGAGAAAGAGAGAGATCCAGCTAAAACCCAGACAAGGTTGAAGATCGAGAAAGCTGTAGACGATATTAGAGCAGGG gatgttctcattctacag GAAGGGAAATCCActactaggccaccactctttaatggccagtacttctcttggtggaaaaacaggatgggagatcacattataggagaggactatgagctatgggacattgtcaccgatggtccactggctaccttgaagataaatgccgaaggagTAGAGGTGACAAAGACAAGAGCTGATTGCACTGCTGAGGacttgaagaaatgggagaagaacgctaatgccaagaaatggcttgtttgtggacttggtccagatgagtacaacaaaatccaaagttgtaccactgctaaggAAATCTAG